CCGACCCGGCAGCTTTCACGATGCGGCGGAACGTGGGGCACTCCATATGGCTCGACGCGGGGCACACGGCCGCGTGGCGCAGGCCGTCACGCATGGCACTCAGCTTGCGAATGGTCCGGTCGAGCTCATCGGCCTTGGCCGCGAGCATCTGCCGGTCGATGCGCGGCGAGCCCTCCGGTGCGAACATGCGGGCAATTTCATCGAGCGAAAAGCCGGCGGCGCGGCCTACGGTGATGAGCGCCAATCGCTCCACCACGCCGGGGTCGAACAGGCGGCGCAGCCCGCGCCGGCCGGTCGAGACGATCAGCCCCTTCTCGTCGTAGAACCGCAGCGTCGAGGCCGGAATGCCCGATTGCTGCGCCACCTCGGCAATGTCCAGATGCTGCACCGCTTGACCTCAAGTCAACTTGAAGTTGCACAGTCTAGCTTTCGCCTCTTTTCCGGAGGCATGCAAAGGACCGACACCATGAATGCCACGCAAACGAGCCCCAACGAACAGGCCGCGCTCTGGAACGGACGCGCCGGCCGTGCCTGGATCGACGGACAGGCGACGCTTGACCGGATGTTCATCCGGTTCGAAGACCTGCTCGCCGACACGGTGCGCGCCACGTCTGCGCGGCGGGTGCTCGACGTCGGCTGCGGCACGGGCAGCACCACGCTGGCAGCGGTGCGGGCGGCTGGCGCGCAGGGCAACTGCCTCGGCGTCGACATCTCGGAGCCGATGGTCGCCGTTGCCCGCACACGCGCCGCGCAGCAAGGCGCGACGGCCCGTTTCATCGCCGCCGACGTCCAGACCCACGCCTTCGAGCCCGCGAGTTTCGACCTCGTCATTTCGCGTTTCGGCGTGATGTTCTTCGGCGACCCCGTGGCCGCCTTCGCGAACCTGCGCCGTGCGGCAAGCGCCAATGCACGGCTGCAGGTCATCGCATGGCGAAGCGCCGCGGAGAACCCCTACATGACCGCCGCCGAACGCGCAGCGGCACCGCTGCTGCCGAACCTGCCGGTGCGTCAGCCCGGTGCACCGGGGCAGTTCGCCTTCGCGGACCGGGATCGGGTCGCCTCCATCCTGCAGGAGAGCGGCTGGGGCGAGATCGACATCCAGCCGATCGACGTGGCTTGCACCTATCCCGAGAAGGATCTGGTCGGCTATTTCACGCGGCTCGGCGCCGTCGGCCAGGTTCTCGAGGACATGGACGAAGCGACGCGCCGGCGGGTCATCGGCACCGTGCGTGCGGCCTTCGATCCGTTCGTGCATGGCGACGAAGTGCGCTTCACGGCCGCCTGCTGGATGATCGCGGCGACGGCTACTCCGCCGCCCTGCCCTGCATCTGCGCCTTGAAGCCGCGGTTGTTCTCGAAGGCCACGTTCACCCGCTGGCCGTCGAAGCGCAGGGTGTACATCGTCACCTCGTCTTCGCCCAGCACGCGCGAGTCGATGCGAAAGCTCTGCGCGTCGAGCCAGTTGCCCTTGACTGCAACGGGCGCGTTGGGCGCTTTGTCGTTGATGCGGAAAAGGCCATCGAGCCCGATCGGTCCTGCGAGCGGCTGCGCGGTGGCGCCGGGGTCCTTGCCGTCGAACACGATCTCGTAGCTCGGCGTTGCGGCCTTCAGGTCGAGCACCAGGCTCTTGATGCCCAGCATGTTGCGATCGAACTGCCAGACCTTGCCGGACACCGTGGCCGCGAGCTCGGGTGCGGGCGTGACAGCGCTCGGCTTCTCGATGGCCGCATCGCGGATGCGGTCCGCCAGCTGCGCTTCTGCGGCGCTGTCCGCGGGAAGCGGCTGTGCCGAGCGTGCGGCGGCGACGATCATGTCGATGAACGGCGCCATCGGGAAGTTGCGCCGGCTCGTGGTCACGGCGACCACGTCGACCTCGGGCAGCACGACGATCAGTTGTCGGTTGTAGCCCGCCGCGATGTAGGCGCGCTTTTCCGGAATGGTCCACCAGCCATTGGCGTAGCTGTAGGCCGGCTTCGCACCGAAGCCCATGTCGACGGAAGCGCTGAACACCTTTTCCACCCATTCGGCAGGCAGCAGTTGCCGGCCCGCCCACTGGCCCTTGCGCAGGTAGAGGTAGCCGATCTTGGCCATGTCGCGCGGCTGCAAGTAAAGGCCGAAGCCGCCGGCCTCGATACCCTGCGGGTCCTTGATCCAGCGCACGTCGCTGATGCCCAGCGGCGCGAACAACCGCTTCTGCGCATAGGCCAGCGTGCTGCCACCGGTCTTCTTCGCGACGATGGCCGACAGCAGGTGCGAGTTGCCGCTGTTGTAGTTGAAGCCGGCACCGGGCGCCTGCGCCATCGGGCGGTCGAGCACGAAGCCCTGCCAGTCGCGGCTGCGGCGCAGCTGGATCAGGCTCTCGGGCACGCTGGCATCGAGCTTCTCCTTCCAGTCGAGGCCCGAGGTCTGGTCGAGCAGGTTCCCGAGGGTGATCGATTTCTTGGCGGCATCGGCGTTGGCCACCGTGCGATCGGCAAAAAACTCGAGCACGGGCTGGTCGCGCGAGGCCAGCAAGCCATCCTGCATGGCCATGCCCGTGAGCGTGCCGACGACAGCCTTGGTGACCGAGTTGACCGTGTGCTTGAGGCCCGCGCGGTACGGCGCGTAGTAGGCCTCGGCGACCAGCTTGCCGTGGCGCGTGATGAGGATGCTGTCCAGGCCGTTCGCCTCGCCGCGTTCGACCAGCTTGGCGAGCGCCGCCGAGTCCATGCCCTGCGCCTCGGGCGTGCTCGTGGCCCAGCCTGCGGTGGGCCATGCGGCGGGCTCGTCGGCCAGCGCGGCCTTGAGCGGCAAGGCTGCGAACAGCAATGCGATTGCGAGGTGGGCCAGTGAAGAATTGGTCTTTCCATGCACGCGCATCGCCGGTCTCCTCAGTTGTTTGGCGCCGATCATATCGACGCGCCACATGCCCGGCCTCGGGCCATCGCCATGCGCGCAGTCAGCCCGACCGGTCGCGGCCGTGTCCGGTCAATGCCGGGATTCGTTGCAACGCCTCAGTTCGGTGCAAGCGGCGTCGAACTGTACGTAGTACGCATCGATGAACGCTTCCTCGTCAGCCGCCATGTCGAGCAGCACCGAGAGCACGCCGATTTTCTGCGTGCGGGCAAAGGCCGCGAGGTCTTCGATCGCGGTCTCGTGCACGTCTTCCAACGCATCGAGAGAGCCCGCGTTCCTCACGGCGTAGTCGAGGGCCCACATGCAATAGATCGCATGCTCGGATGGCGAGAGCGATGCATCGCCCTGCTCCGCCCGCTTCTCGATGATTTCGTCGCCTGCTTCGAGCAACCAGGTTTCCATGTCGTCCATATCGCCAGCGGTACTCATGACGTCATTTGTCCTTCCTGTCGACGGCCAGGGACAGCGCGATGCCGAGCGCGAGCCCGATGCCGATCCCCATGCCGATGTTGTCGATCACCAGGCCGATGGCGACGCCCACGGCCAGGCCCGTTCCGATGCCCAGGCTCTTGCGTTTCATCGGGGCAGTTTATTCACCGATGCCGCGCGCAAGACGTGTTCTTTGGCAACAGGCCCTTGCTCCCAAGGGCCATGGACACCCATGCAACCCGCTAGAGCTCCTGCTCGGGAATGAACGGCGCCAGCAGGCGCAATCGCAAGCGTTGCCACGCGGTGGTCTCGGGCGGCACGTCATACACCGTCTGCTTGCCGTCGTCGTCTTCCTCCACCCATTCGACGCTCTGGCCGTCGGCACCCAGGCGCAGCGTGTAGGCGCTGCCGGCATCCGCAAAGCTTTCCAGCTGCCGCGCCATTTCCTCGCTCTGGATGATGATGCCCAGTTCGGTGTTGAGCCTCGCGGAGCGCGGGTCGAGGTTCATCGAGCCGAGGAACACCTCCTTGTGGTCGAGGATCGCGTTCTTCATGTGCAGCGCGCCGGTGCGGTGCCCGAAGACGCCCAGCTTGCGGCGCTTGACGCTCAGCGAGGGACTGATCTCGTAGATGGTGACGCCCGCGGCCAGCAGTTCCTTGATGTGCGGCCAGTAGCCCACGTAGACCGAGGGCTCGTCGGTCGATGCGAGCGAGTTGGTCACCAGCTCCACGCCAAGGCCGGCCTTGCGCGCGCGCACGAGATTCGCCACGGCCTCCTCGCTCGGCACGAAGTACGGCGAGACCATCTTGATGTTCTTGTCGGCCGTCATGAGCCACCGGATGACGCCTTCGGTGACGGTGCCCTTGATCGAGCCTTCGCGCTCGTTGAGCCCCTGCGTCTTCGTGAGTGGATCGAACAGCACCCGCGCGTTGGCCCACAGCAGCGGGCTCAGCTGGCCGTTCGCCAGCTCGAACGGAAGATTGAGCATGGGCACGAGTTCGAGCGGCACCAGGGGCGGATCGTCCGCGCTCGGATGGAGCGGCCTGCCGTCCAGCGGCATCTGGGCTGCTTCGGGCGGCTTGGCGGCCGCGGTCTGGCGTTCGAAGTTGTCCTGCAGTTGCGCGCGGTTCAGCGTGCTGTGCGCGATGCGCTCCAGCGGGTACACGACCTCGCTGTTCCAGTAGTGGTCGAACTCGGCGGAGAGGTCGCGCACCACCGGCCCCGCCACGAAGGTGTCCATGTCGATGAAGTTGCTGCCTTCTGCGTTCATCACGTATTCGTCGGCCATGTTGCGGCCACCGGCCACGGCCGCGACGTTGTCGGCCACGAAGAGCTTGTTGTGCATGCGCCGGTTGACGCGGCGGAACTCGAAGCCCGAGCTGATGAAGCGGGTGACAAGGCTGCTTCGGCCGCCGGGGAACGGATTGAACAGGCGCACCTCGACGTTGGGATAGCTGGCCAGGCCGAGCAGCAGGTCGTCCTCGCCGGAGGTGTAGAGGTCATCGACCAGCAGGCGCACGCGAACGCCGCGCGCCGCGGCATCGCGCATGGCGCGCATCAGCGCGCGGCCGGTGTTGTCGCCCTGCAGCAGGTAGTACTGCACGTCGAGGCTGCGGGTGGCGAGCTTCGTCAGCTCGATGCGGGTCGCGAATGAATTGGGGCCGTAGGGTTGGAGACGGAAGCCCGAGCGGCCGTCGGTGGGGAGCACCTTTTGCGTGATGGCGCCCAGGGGCGTCTGCGCGTAGTCGCCGATGGCGTTGGTCGGCGGTGTGGCGATCTGCGGCGGCAGGCTGGAACACGCCGCGAGCGCGACGGCGAAGCCGAGCGCCAAGACCGAGCGAAACACCGATCGGGCGAAGCTTCGCGGCACTGCGGCCTCGCCGGCAGACGCGAGCAACCCCGGAAGCATTCTGATCCCCATACTTTTGTTTCCTGCGGCGCGATCAAGGCGTTCCACCCGTTCGCAGAACGGGGCGAGGCGACAGTGTCGTCCAGAAAACTTCCGGAACGCTGACCATCCGGTCCACCCGGACGGCCAGCGTTACCGGCATGCGTAGCTGGCAGCCGCGAAAGCATCGCCCGACTGATAGGTCGCCTTGAGTGGATAGACGCAGAACGGCTGGCTCTTTGCGGGTGCAGTGCTCGTTGCCGCACTCGTCACATCGACGCGCCCGGGCTCGATGCCCTTTTCGACCCAGTCGGTCAGCATCGCGTACTTGAGCGCCTCGCTCGGAACCGGTGGGTTCGCGTCGGCGTTGACGGTCCCGTTCGTTCCGTAGTGGCCCATTCCGGGAACGAGATAGAGCTTGTAGAAAGAATTGGCCGCCGCGAATGTGTCGGCGGGCGGCGACTTCAACGCGGCATTGAGTTGATTCGCGACGGCCGTGTAGTACTGGAGCACCCCCTGATGCGGAATCAGGTCGTCCGACTGTCCGACGAAGGTGATGAGCTTTCCGCCACGCGCCTGGAACGCTGTCAGGTCCGGGTTGTCCGTGTTGATGTTGCCGAACGCGGCTTGCAGAGCAATCCCTCGATCGAAGGTGGCGCCGAGATCGGCGTAGGTGAGGTTTTTCCAGCCATCGGCGCCGTTGCCCGTGGCATTGAGAAAACTCGGGGTTGCGAACGTGGGGTCCTGCCGAATGAGCGCGATCGTGTCCGTTGCCAGGGTCTGCGGATTCACCGGTCCCAGGATGGCACCGCCGCCGAATGGCGAAGTCGCCAGCGTCGCGCCACGCGGATAGCCGTACCACAGGCGCGGCCCTGCGAGGCCCACGGCGTATCCCGTGTCCGTCGCGGGAGCGGGCACCGAGCCATCGCGCGTGGGCCCGTACCAGACCTTGACGAGGCTGCGTGCCTGCGCGCTCGAAACGCAGGTGGTGGCATCTGTATTGCTGCCTCCGCTGCCGGTGCAAAGCACTTGCGGATCCTGCTGAGGGTCGTAGGCGCACTGGGAAGGGTCGATCAGGTAGCCCAGATGTTTTCCGCCGACCATGTCGCATGCATTGAGCGCCGCAGCAGACACCGCGTTGACCTGCGCGATGCTCATGGCGACACCGCCCAAATCGCGCTGCGTGATCAGTTGGCCATAGAGCGTGGCGGTGTTGAACCTCGTCCAGTGGATGGCCGGCGAGCTGGCGATGATTCCATCGAAATCGCCGGGATACGCCTGTGCCTGCTTGAGCCCCTGGCGCCCTCCGGTCGAGCTGCCGTGCCAGTAGGTGTATTTCGCGTCCGCGCCGTAGTACGCCTTGGCGAGCGCCTTGGTCTTGAGCGTCATGTCATGGATGCCGCGTTCGGAGAACTCGGACCACCCCACAGTGTTCACGGTTCCATCGGCATTCATCAGGAAGTCGCCGTTCGACATCGTGTGCCCTGTATCGGTCGTTGCGGATACGGCGCCCTCCACGCCAGCCACGTCCCAGGGGCTGGCGAGCGGACTGAACGAGATCGCGTTCGGGGAGGTCTGGGTTCCACCCGCCCAACCAGTGCCGCCGATCAAATGGATCTTCCTGTTCCAGGCGACCTTGGCAGGCAGCCATATTTCGATCCCGATCCCGGCGGTGGTGGAAGGTGCGTCCGAAGGTCCGGCATGCCCCGGCCCCACGATCAGCTTCACCAGGCACAGGTCGCTTTGCGCAATGGGCGTTGCCGGCGTTGCAGTGCCGGAAAGCAGGAGCGGGTCGCCCTTCCTGAAGGTCCTGGCCAGAAGGACCGAAGTGTTCGCATCCGGCGCAAAGCCGGTTTTCATCGAGTCGTCGCATGCGAGGTCTTGCGCGCCGGATGTGTCGGTCGGAGGCGGCGCGGGAGGCAAGACCAGGCCGAGCGCCGAACCGGCATCCCCACTTCCTCCGCATGCCGTCAGCCCCGCAAGCACGAGTCCGGCAGCCAGGAAATGCCATCGATTGCAACGACGATACCGCGCACTGGTCATTGTGTTTTCTCCGAGTTCTTGTTCGGCGGGCAGACATTGCACGACCGCGCGGCGCGATCGAGCGCCGCGGGTCGATTTCAATGGGCGAGCGCAAGCCGGTCTTGCCTGTTCGACTCACTTTTGAACAAACGACCCTCAGCAAAAACACTAGAGTGGCGCAGTTGCCATGTCGGCTCGCCGACCTTCTGGAGGAAACATGGTCTTCAAGCTGAGTCGCACTGCCCTGGACGATGCAACGCGAAATCGCGAGAACGCGAGTCTTCTTGCGCCCTCGTTGACTGCCGCCTGGAATGGCCTGCCCTTCGCGTGGGTCGGCACCCCCGAGGGGGCCTGGACAAGCAGCTTCACCACGATCGCGCCGACGCTCTCGATGATCGAATCCGGCACCCTCACCTCGCGCATGACCGTTGGCGGTCGCGAGCACGACCTCAATGCAGGCGTCGGTGCCTTCACGCTGTTCAACGCGGAAACGCGCATCCGGGTGAACCAGGTCGATTGCCGGGATGCCCGCCGGCTGCTGCTTCCGCTCGACCTGACCGCACTCGAACACCAGGGCCTGGCGCAAGAAGACCTGCCCGTGAATCTTCGACAGTCCGTCGAGTTCCACGATCCTTCCCTGGCCGCCGTGCTGCGGGCGATGCTGCGCGAAGTCCGGCTCGGCTGCCCCAACGGGCCTCTTTATGCCGAGTCGTTGAGTTGTGGCGTGCTGGCCCACCTGATCCGGAGCCGCGGGCAGGCGCCGGTGCGCGAGCGCGGGACATTGACGGAATGGCAATGGTCGCGGCTGAACGAACTCATCGCGGAAAAGCCGATGAGCGAACTGACGCTCACGGCGCTATCGACGAGCGTGGGCATGAGCAAGTCGCAGTTCGTCCGCATCTTCAGGAAGTCCACGGGAACCTCGCCGCACCAGTTCATCATTCGCAGGCAACTGGAGGTCGCGCGCGGGCTGATGCGCTCGTCGAACGCCGCGTTGGTGGACGTGGTGGCGCAAGCGGGGTTTGCGAGCCAGAGCCACTTCACGCGCCTGTTCCGGGACACCTACGGCATCACGCCCGGAGAGTTCCGGCGAAAAAAATCCGGCGGTGCCCTGCCCCGTTGATTCGCCCTGGCCGACACCGCCCGCGAATGACCGATCAACGCAGGACGCGTTTCGAGGCCCCCACGATCGTCAGCTCGACATGGCTCGATCCGTTGTGGTTGCGGTCGGAGAAGCGCACCACATAGCCGCCGAGATCGAGTTCGCGAAGCCCTTCGAGCCCTCGCACGAAGCTCTCGCGCGTCGGGGACGGACCGGCCTGCTGCAAGCCTTCGACGAGCACCTTGGCGGACACGAAGCCCTCCATGTGGTTGTAGCCAACTTCCACGCCCTTGCGGCTCGCCAGGTCGGAGAGTTCGCGCGCCAGCTTCGTCGCGCTGCCCCACGGATAGGGCATGACTTGGGCGATGGCGACGCCCTTGCTGCGATCGCCGAGCGCCTGGATCAGTTGCTGGGAACTGACCACCGACAAGGCATAGAACTGCGCGCTGGCCCCGGACGATTGATAGGCCGCGATGAAGTCGCTCGTGACCTTGCCTGCCGTGGCCAGGATGACCACCGGCGGCCTGGCGCGTGCGAGATCCTGCGCCGACGCTCGCAGCCCGCTGCCGTCCACCTCCAGTGGCGTAGCCGCCGCCAGCGCGACGCCGCGCCTGACGGCCGCGCTCTTGACGGCATCGAGCCCTCCCGTGCCGAACGCGTTGTTCATGTAGGCCACGCCCACGCGATCGATGCCCAGGACACTCAGGTGCTGCACGATCTTCTCGATCTCGTCCGCATAGCCCGCGCGCACGTTGAAGACATACCTGTCGAAGCCGCTGCGCAGGGTATCGGTTCCCGTGAAGGGCGCGATCAGCGGCACCTTGCGCTCCCGCACGAGCGGGAGCGCAGCCAGCGTGGTCGGCGTGCCCGCAAGGTTGAAGAGCGCGAAGACACCATGCTTCTCGATCAGTTGCCGTACGTTGTCTGCCGTGCGCTGGGGGTCGTAGGCGTCGTCCAGCGCAACGACCTTCAGTTGCCGCCCGTGCACGCCGCCCCTGGCATTGATCTGCTCGAAGCACCATCCCGCGCCTTCCTGGAGCTCGCGCGTCAGCGGCGCGAGCGGGCCGCTCAACTGGCACGACTGGCCGATCAGGATCTCCGCGTCCGCCTCGGCGCGTGGCGCCGGCGACGCCCACGGTGCCGCGATCAGCGCCGCCGCACCGGCGCCCATGATCCGCAGCGCGCGACGCCGCGTCGCCGTAGCGCCAGCCCTCACGGCGTGCAGGTGAAGCTGGCCGCGGCGTTGACGTCGCCCGTCCCGTTGTAGCGCGGATATTTCGGCGCCTCGCAGACCGGCATCGTGCGGGCCGTGGCGCCGGCCATGAAGCTGTAGGTCAGCTGTTCCGGTGCCTTGCTGTTCTCCACCCAGTCGACGACCGCGCCGAGCCAGTCGACCTCGTTCAGGTTGCCGCCCGCGCCGTGCGTCGAAGCGGGAACGATGAACATGCGCGCGTTGGTGCGAGGGTCGGCCAGCCCGAACGACTTGGCGGCATTGGACATGGTCGTGAAGTTGCGAACGTGGTCGTTGACCGACATCAATGGATCCCCCGCGTCGTGCCAGGAGAGCAGCTTGCGGCCCGACGCCACGTAGGCCGCGATGGCGTTCTTGTCGTGGTCGGCGCCCAGGCGCTGAAGACCGCTGCTGAAGACGTAGTAATCGCGGTTGACGTCGAAGCTGGCCAGGTTGGGCGCCGGTGCCGTGCCCGGAGGCGGAGCACCGAACCACAGCGGATCGTTGGTCGCCAGGAACGCAAAGCCGCCGCCCAGGCCGCCATAGCTCGTGACACCGAGAGCCGGCACACCGGGAATCGCGGACGCAGGCGCGAAGTTGGTCCAGTTGTACTTGCTGTACGCGGTGGCGCCGGTGGCCAGGGTCAGGTCGCTGAGCAGGCCTGCGAGCGTGGGAACCTGCGCGGCTGTCAGGCACAGCGCAGGGTCGGCATTCGCGCCGGGTTGACCGCATTGCAGCGATGCGGCAGGCAGGGTGCATGCGCCGGGGTTGGCAAGGTAGCCGTCGGTCGCGCCGTCGCTGGCGTCGCAGGCTGCCACCGCGGCCGCGTAGGCGGCGGCGTACTGCGGCGGACTGATCTCGGCCGGCGTGGCTGCCTTGGCAGCCGTGTTCATCAGGCCGGTGACCGTTCCGCCCATGTCCATGGTTTCGCATCCCGCGACGATGCCGTCGAACTCCTGCGGCCAGCGCTGCGCGGCGATGTAGGCGTTGCGGCCGCCGTTGGAGCAGCCGTTGAAATAGCTGTGACTCGGCGCCTTGCCGAAGAAAGCCTTGGCGACGGCCTTGCCGAAACGCACCGTGGTGCCGCCGGCGGCATACGCATAGTCGATGGCCGATTGCCGGGCGTCGGGCGTGCCGCTCAGCCACACGCCGGGCGCAGCCTGCACAGGAACGCTGGCCCGGTTGCCGCCGTTGGACGCCGCATACACCGCGCCCTTGACGGCGAGCACGGGGCTGACGGCGATCACCGCGCCACCCGGATCGGTGGTCACCACCGAGGCGATGCGCCCGTCGAAACCGCCGCCGCCCTGCTGCCAGTAGCGGCCGGTCCAGTTGTCGGGCACGTCGATCTCGATGTCGAGGAACGGCGCGCGCGTGCCGAGCACCTGGCAGAAGCCCGACGGATTGATCGGCGCCTTGGCCTCGAAGCGCACGGTGCCGGTGACGGTCACGCCTTCGATGACCTGTCCCTTGAGGGCGTCGCAGGTGGCCTTGAGTTGCTCGGCGGTGGGGCCTGCAGGCGATGGTGCGGGCGGTGCCGGCGCAGGTGCGGGTGCGGGTGCGGGAACGATCGGCAAGAAGCTGCCGCCTCCGCCCCCGCCACCTCCGCAGGCCTGCAGGGCCAAGCCCGCAGCCAGCAGCAAGCCCTTTGACAACAGGGCTCGGGGCCCACGTTTTTCGTCGCGCATGGTTTTCTCCAGTGTTTGAGTCGTGCGCCGGGTGTTCGGCAAATCTCGATTGGTTGCTTCATCGCCCGAATGGCCGATCAACCGACCGACCGGTCGGTTTAAAAGCAGGGCGAGACTAACGCAGGAGCGCAAACGCAGGCAAGCGGCGAAGGCTCGGGATTAACCCGTAAGACTGACAATCGCGCAGGCCGCAGCCGCGACGCCTGGCGCGGGAGACCAGTCCAGGACCCGCAGATCGCGTGCGCGTGCGATGGCGATTACTTCAGTGCAACGCCCACCGGTGCCGCATCCTTCAGGTGCTCGAGGAACCATCGTCCGGCAGGACCCGGCGGCAAGTCCTTGCGGTACACGGCAAACATCGCAATCGGCGGCGTGGTGGGTTGGAAGGCTTCCAGCCGCAACGGAGCGAGGAGCCCCGATTCGATGTCGCCGCGCACCATCGCGAGCGGCATGTGCCCCCATCCGAAACCCGCGCGAAGAAACGCATGCTTTGCGCCCAGGTCCGCGAGCCGCCAGATCGATGAAGTGAACACGCCGAAGGTCTTGCCGCCGGTGAGCGAGGTGCGGTCCGTCAGGACCAGTTGAACGTGCTGCTCCAGTTCTCGCGTCGCGATGACGCGCTTCTGTGCGGCCAGCGGGTGCGAGGAAGCCGTCACGGTCACCATCGGAACGTCGAGCAGTTTTTCCGCATCGAGCTCTTCCGGAACGAGAGGCATGGACCCCATGATGCCGATCCTGCAGCCGCGCTGGAGCACCGGCTGCACCACGGCGCCGAGAGCCTCGACATAGAGGCGCAGCGGCGTGTGCGGAAACGCAGCCCGGAACAGGCCGACCGCCACCGTCAGCGAGTCCATGGGGTACATGACGTCGACGACGACCGACAGCTCCGGCTCGAGCCCTTCGGAAATCGTGCGCGCCCGGGCCTTGAAGCCATCCATGCCATGGACCACCGAGCGGGCTTGAGCCAGCAGCGCCGTGCCTTCTTCGGTCAGCGTCGGATATCGCGCGCTGCGGTCGAACAACTGCACGTCGATCTGCGCCTCCAGATTGGCCAGCGTCTGGCTCACCACAGACTGGGCCCGGCGCAGCTTGCGTCCGGCGGCCGAGAAGCTGCCTTCATCGGCGGCCGCGATGAAGGTGCGCAGTTGATCCATTGAAACGCCGTCCAGCATCTATCGCTCCCGTCGATGAAACCGACGGAAAAATATCTGCTTGCACGCTGGATGTCCAGCGAATTGCCGCTCAGGGCACGAGGATCATCGCTCCCGACTTGCGCCGGGCCGCGATGTCCTCGTGCGCCCGCGCCGCTTCGGCGAGCGGATAGCGGGCCACGTCGAGCGCACCGAAGACGCCCTTGCGGTACGCATCGAACACGTCGCCGGTCGCCTGTGCCACGGCACCTTGCACGTGCTGCGCCATCGGTCCGCCCACGATGCGAACGCCGCGCGCGGCGAGAGCCGCCCGGTCGATGTCCGGCGCACCGGAAGCCGCACCGATGGTGACGATGGTTCCGCCATCGCGCACGGCCGCCGCCGATGCGGCGAACGTGGCCTTGCCGACGAACTCGTAGACCACATCGACGCCTTCGGGCGCGAGCCGGCGGATCTGTGCGGCCAGGTCGGCGTCGCCCGAGCGCAGGACGTGATCGACGGCGCCCGCGAGCGCCGCCTGCTTGGCCTGCGAGCCCACCGTTCCGATGACGGTGGCGCCCCTTGCCTTGGCCCAGCGCGAGAGCATGGTGCCCACGCTGCTCGAGGCGCCCTGCACCAGCACCTTCTCGCCGGCCTTGAGTGGACGGAAGCCGTTCAGGCCGGCCCAGGCGGTCAGGCCCTTGGTCAGCACCGTGACGGTCTGCTCCGAAGAGAGATCGTCCGGCACCTTCAGCAGCGCGGCCGCATCGACCAGGCGCACTTGCGCGTAGCTGCCTGGCGCCAGAAAGTAGGCCATCCGGTCGCCGACCCGGATGCCGGTGACATCCGCCCCGACGGCCTCGACGATGCCGGCGCCCTCGACACCCGGCACCGAGGGCAGCGGAACCGGCATCACGCCCTGGCGAAAGGCGGTATCGATGAAGTTGACGCCGATGGCCTCGTGACGCAGGCGGACCTGCCCGGGCCCAGGCATGCCGACGTTGTCGTCCTCGACCTGGAGGACTTCGGGGCCGCCGTATTGATGAAAGCGAATGGTGGTGGTCATGTGTTGCTCTTGATTCGTTGGGGTT
This region of Variovorax sp. RKNM96 genomic DNA includes:
- a CDS encoding tannase/feruloyl esterase family alpha/beta hydrolase encodes the protein MKSTRGARSRRAVVQCLPAEQELGENTMTSARYRRCNRWHFLAAGLVLAGLTACGGSGDAGSALGLVLPPAPPPTDTSGAQDLACDDSMKTGFAPDANTSVLLARTFRKGDPLLLSGTATPATPIAQSDLCLVKLIVGPGHAGPSDAPSTTAGIGIEIWLPAKVAWNRKIHLIGGTGWAGGTQTSPNAISFSPLASPWDVAGVEGAVSATTDTGHTMSNGDFLMNADGTVNTVGWSEFSERGIHDMTLKTKALAKAYYGADAKYTYWHGSSTGGRQGLKQAQAYPGDFDGIIASSPAIHWTRFNTATLYGQLITQRDLGGVAMSIAQVNAVSAAALNACDMVGGKHLGYLIDPSQCAYDPQQDPQVLCTGSGGSNTDATTCVSSAQARSLVKVWYGPTRDGSVPAPATDTGYAVGLAGPRLWYGYPRGATLATSPFGGGAILGPVNPQTLATDTIALIRQDPTFATPSFLNATGNGADGWKNLTYADLGATFDRGIALQAAFGNINTDNPDLTAFQARGGKLITFVGQSDDLIPHQGVLQYYTAVANQLNAALKSPPADTFAAANSFYKLYLVPGMGHYGTNGTVNADANPPVPSEALKYAMLTDWVEKGIEPGRVDVTSAATSTAPAKSQPFCVYPLKATYQSGDAFAAASYACR
- a CDS encoding class I SAM-dependent methyltransferase gives rise to the protein MNATQTSPNEQAALWNGRAGRAWIDGQATLDRMFIRFEDLLADTVRATSARRVLDVGCGTGSTTLAAVRAAGAQGNCLGVDISEPMVAVARTRAAQQGATARFIAADVQTHAFEPASFDLVISRFGVMFFGDPVAAFANLRRAASANARLQVIAWRSAAENPYMTAAERAAAPLLPNLPVRQPGAPGQFAFADRDRVASILQESGWGEIDIQPIDVACTYPEKDLVGYFTRLGAVGQVLEDMDEATRRRVIGTVRAAFDPFVHGDEVRFTAACWMIAATATPPPCPASAP
- a CDS encoding serine hydrolase; this translates as MRVHGKTNSSLAHLAIALLFAALPLKAALADEPAAWPTAGWATSTPEAQGMDSAALAKLVERGEANGLDSILITRHGKLVAEAYYAPYRAGLKHTVNSVTKAVVGTLTGMAMQDGLLASRDQPVLEFFADRTVANADAAKKSITLGNLLDQTSGLDWKEKLDASVPESLIQLRRSRDWQGFVLDRPMAQAPGAGFNYNSGNSHLLSAIVAKKTGGSTLAYAQKRLFAPLGISDVRWIKDPQGIEAGGFGLYLQPRDMAKIGYLYLRKGQWAGRQLLPAEWVEKVFSASVDMGFGAKPAYSYANGWWTIPEKRAYIAAGYNRQLIVVLPEVDVVAVTTSRRNFPMAPFIDMIVAAARSAQPLPADSAAEAQLADRIRDAAIEKPSAVTPAPELAATVSGKVWQFDRNMLGIKSLVLDLKAATPSYEIVFDGKDPGATAQPLAGPIGLDGLFRINDKAPNAPVAVKGNWLDAQSFRIDSRVLGEDEVTMYTLRFDGQRVNVAFENNRGFKAQMQGRAAE
- a CDS encoding helix-turn-helix domain-containing protein; this encodes MQHLDIAEVAQQSGIPASTLRFYDEKGLIVSTGRRGLRRLFDPGVVERLALITVGRAAGFSLDEIARMFAPEGSPRIDRQMLAAKADELDRTIRKLSAMRDGLRHAAVCPASSHMECPTFRRIVKAAGSGAIGRRRKRKTPHPPGN
- a CDS encoding phospholipase D family protein encodes the protein MFRSVLALGFAVALAACSSLPPQIATPPTNAIGDYAQTPLGAITQKVLPTDGRSGFRLQPYGPNSFATRIELTKLATRSLDVQYYLLQGDNTGRALMRAMRDAAARGVRVRLLVDDLYTSGEDDLLLGLASYPNVEVRLFNPFPGGRSSLVTRFISSGFEFRRVNRRMHNKLFVADNVAAVAGGRNMADEYVMNAEGSNFIDMDTFVAGPVVRDLSAEFDHYWNSEVVYPLERIAHSTLNRAQLQDNFERQTAAAKPPEAAQMPLDGRPLHPSADDPPLVPLELVPMLNLPFELANGQLSPLLWANARVLFDPLTKTQGLNEREGSIKGTVTEGVIRWLMTADKNIKMVSPYFVPSEEAVANLVRARKAGLGVELVTNSLASTDEPSVYVGYWPHIKELLAAGVTIYEISPSLSVKRRKLGVFGHRTGALHMKNAILDHKEVFLGSMNLDPRSARLNTELGIIIQSEEMARQLESFADAGSAYTLRLGADGQSVEWVEEDDDGKQTVYDVPPETTAWQRLRLRLLAPFIPEQEL